TGAACCGTTATCTGTAACCAGTTCTAATACGCTACCATATCTTGGGAATAGTTCTTCCAAGATAAGATGTACAATGTTTGCTGCTAATTTGTCAGGAACTGGAAATGCTTCCGGAAAGCCAGAGTAAACATCTATGAACGACACGATGTTTTTGTTTCCTGATAATGTCTGGGGATAAGGCCCTGACAAATCCATTGCTACCTTAGCACAGGGTATGGGGGTATCTGGCAGTCTTGAAGATGAGGATGAGGGTTACTGTGACTTCTTGTCTTACAAGTCACACACTTTTCAATGTGTTGGTGAACCTTCTTGTATAACAAAGGAAAAGAATACTTCTTTCTTATTACGTCATATGTTTTATCAACTGCCATATGACCTAGGGAATTATGATACTGTCTTATCACCATTCCTTCAAATTCCTTCGGAATGTAAAGTCTCAAGACCGGGTCATCTGATTCCGCGTTTGACAAATAATACACTAAGTTATCTACAACCAAGAAGCGCTCCTCCTCACTCTTGGTTGCTTGTCCACTACAAAGTCTAAGTCTCAGCTTTGATATGTCTTCGTCATTGTCTTGAGTTTTTCATATGTCTATGTCTTTAGGGAGATCCATATGAGGTTTAACAATATCGTCTGGAGTATCAACTGTACTACTGACAAAGTCTCTTGGCTTAAATTTGTTAGAGTTGAGAGCTCCAATCTCTAAGGCTCTGTCATTTACGTCCAAGACATCATGAATGTCTGTAGTTTCCTGGGTTTCTCCTTGCTTATCCTCAGCTTCTTCTGCTGTATTTGTTGGTAGTCTCGATAGTAAGTCCGCGCAACAATTAAATCtaccttcaatatattctaCCTTACAATTATAAGACGCTACAGTAAGGGACCATAAGGAGAGTTTCTTATTCAATGTCTTCTTGTCTGAGAATATGTAAAAAGTGGGCGATTGTCCGTTCTTATTACAAAGGAACTGTTGTGTAAGTAGTTATCAAGCTTCTGAAGAGCATATACCACAGCAAATGCTTCCTTCTCTATTACAGGCCACCTACGCTGTGTTGGGCTAAGTTTATGTGACAAGTAATAAAGTGGCATTTCTTCACCTTCCTTTGCCTTCAGTGTAAGACAAGCTCCTATGCATGTGTCTGATGCATCTGTACAAAGCACATATGGTTGGCTTGGGTCTGGGTATGCTAGCAGAGGTactactgtaagactttctttaAGATAGTCAAATGACTTCTGACATTCTTCAGTCCATTTGAACCTAGCATACTTCTTGGTTAGTTCTGTAAGACATTCCGCTATTTTTGAGAAGTTGGGAATGTGCTTCCTGTAGTAACCGCACATTCCAATGAAAGCTCTTACATCTCTCACGCAAGAAGGGGTTGGTAAGGCCCTAATAGCTTCAACTTTCTTTTGGTCCGGCTTTACACCTTTGTCCGTAATCATAAAGCCAAGATATCCCGTCTCTTTCTCGAAGAACGTGCATTTCTGAGTTTTCGTTTGAGTCCATGTTGTCTTAACTTGTTGAAGACTATCTATAAGTGTTTCAGGTGTTCTTCGGCTGTCCtactgtaaattatgacatcatcaaggtAAGCTGTGGCGAATTGTTCGCATCCTTGTAAGACAATATTCATCAATTCTTGGAAGACAGCAGGGGCGTTACTTAGTCCGAAAGGCATTCTGTTGAACTGGAATAGTCCTTTGTGACAGGCAAAAGctgtcttttgtttactttcctCGTCGAGTTCTACTTGCCAATATCCACTTTTCAAATCTAATGTAGTGAAATGTCTGGAGTGTCCTAGGAGGGTCAAAATGTAATCTATCAAAGGAAGAGGTACTGACATCGGGGTAACAatcttatttaaactcctaaaaTCTACACACATTCTCTTACTTCCATCTTTCTTACCAACTACCACTAAGCCAAAACTCCAGGGACTTCTAAACCTATCgtcctgtttgtttggttaagtaTCAAGATAGGTATTTTGCGAGGGTTCGTGACCTTTGTTACACCGTTTTGTAAGGTCAAACCAGGTTcatcatatatacaagtgtCATTTGGTGATATCTCAAAGAGCTTTGATCCTGGTATCTTAAAAGTTCTTTGGAGTCTTACCTGACATACCGTTGCATTTGCGGCCTTAACAATGTCTTGTGGGTGGTCCTTATTATTGAGGCAATATGTATGTCTTCCTCTAATTGAACATAGGTCTTACCTATACCCATACATGTAAGGTCAAAATACATTCTAACGCCATGTTGTTTAAGAAAATTTAAACCAAGGATACAGTTTCTGATCATGCCATCAACAACATAAGATTTATGTCTTAAGGTCAAATGTCTTATTTGAAATGAGATGTCTGCTGAACTTATTACCTTGAGCGGTGTACTGCTGACGGATTGGAGAGTCATTCTTTCTTTTCTTAGTCTTGGTTTATTCGGTAACATCTTAAAAATCCTTTTGCTGATTATGAAAACCTCAGCACCTGTGTCTAAGAGAgctcttaatttttgtttacctatttttatcacagttgTACTTGGGTTAcctgatatttctattttcttagaCACACGcttcttaatttttttcaacCTCGCCCCATCGGTTTCCTTATGAAGCGAGGTCTTTAGTTTTACGGCCTACCTTTTCTATTTAATTGGGGACAGTTCTTTCTTATGTGACCTTCTTCATTACATTGGAAATATCTGAATTGTAATCTTTGTTTATTTCGACCTAATGACTGCACTTGTGGGGGTTCTGGGTTTGCACTCTGTTACCTGTACTATACGACTTATTTTGGGTTTGGTTCTGATATCTGCTATTGTCTGAATACCTATTTCTAGGGGCTCTATTAAGGGGAGCCTGCCTCTGTGTTTCCCTAAAACTATTTCTGTCTTGTACTGGGCGTAGTCTATgtcttatgatattgttttgtttacatttataacaatGTCTCTGTCTGGTGTGGTCAATGTCCATTGGTACTTCTCGCCTCGTGTTGTGCCATGTTTCTGAACACTACCTCACTATCGTCCTGAGCAATATTCTGATCTGGgggcatattttgattttgttctgtctGTGTTAGACCTGCCATACGTTCAGTTAATTGGGCCATGTCTACATCAAAATTGAGagacatattttctttttttttcaatattgccaaaaatatgtatactgacagtaccTGATTTCTAACTAACCAAGTTATACCACTAAATAcctaaacaacattaaaaatggTCAGCTACTAGAGGTACTAATCAAAGAAGAGAAATTTCGCTTACCTTTAGCCGTCTGTTTCATCGTCTTCAGGTTCTTTCTTTAATTCTGTAATTGAAGATCCCGGTCACAGCACCAAATAACAAACCCCTTACCCCACCTTGTCGTCCTATGGATGGCTGTGTCGGTTgaaatgacgacaaggagtagggtagaagcttgttgacggcttTAATTCAATGTGaagtgtagacaagagttctctctttctctctctaaTATGTGGTCCtagaggaggcggtgacgtaggtagatgtaaaatgtatgaaaggcggaagtacccagtctcaAACCTCAGTCTCAGTCTTCAGTCTAATCTCCGTTTGATTCCCGTCTGACTgggcctattgcggccctctatttataatgattgggtacgtgactggtGCACGTGCGTTGGGACAATTCTTGCCCCATaggttacccagctcatcataaactgtcaaaatttactagTTTTAATACAGATtacagccttaccggcgcctgatgcaagctgaacaaaatagaaatgttttgattttctgactggacttggttgaggctggacagaaccgcctgtaatatgcacattttgcacaaactatactgcgcagttaaacaggtgtgtggactatgtgatgtcctgtcattccttccagaacattccacgtagtccctaccatacccatacctattctgtaacaattaactaataagttggtcgcctagtttaacacgtgcatagaccgtgcgatgtcctgtcatgctttccagaacatcccGCGTAGTCGTTACTAAGTAGGTGCtgtaacaatttactgatatttcggtcacctagtttggccatgcctcaaaacaacaacctaactctggctgcaaGCATGAGTAAACAATTccgcgttactgacctttaaatatactacacatctTTACTAGGTCTAATCAACAttatatacaccacaataatgcactttgaaattaaacacagcctaataaatttatacatggttgttattaaataactaatacttgtactcttataaaatTCACTATAATCTAACTCAGCCCcgcgatccacaattatacacggctaacatgacaacttctgtcaaggttcaacaggtaccccacttcctgtttacctagcgggaatattcaaatatcatatctattaatgatattcatggggacttaagcagggctactagcctgtctatctctatagggttacacTCATCTTtcaccaataatatcattgaggcttaagcaaggctaccagCATGCCTACCTCTATGGGGTTACAACTGTGCCTTAcagtatatttgaaatatacagTCTGATGAGGTAATCGTCTAACACCAAATCTGTACTGGATTACTATTCGAAAGGTATTGTTATTCTACAAGAATAGATTTACGCAATAGGACTTTGTTATAGCTGGTTGACCATGATAATTTTCCAAAGGATGACTCGTGGGTTTCTGATGATGAGATAGAAACGGACGTACCAACTCTCGCTGACAAAGATGGACGACGATCACGTGATAAAGTGACGCTCGGTTGACGCTCTGGACGTTCTCTGACAGTGTGTCGCGATATAGTGGATCTAGGAAGACGTTTGTGTCGACGGTCCATGACGTCGGGCCGTAACTTTGCGTCAGTATTAGTAATAATTTCGGTATCATTTTCCTTTTTAGCTGACATGGAAAGTCCAGGATCATGCAGATCACACTCTCTTTGTAGAATATCCATTTGTCGCCGGAGTTTCGTCATTTCGGTGATGTGGACGTCATCTTTCTCTTGGATGACTTTAAACAGATAGTCTATCTTAGTTTGGAACTCTTTTTTCAAATCTGCAATCTGAGAAATTGGGTCCAGTTGTTTCTGAGGAGCCACAGCAGTTCCCAAGTGAACAAAGCTTAGCAATAACACGATGATATGGAGAGATAGAAAACAAACCGCCATATTGAAATGTAGGTTTGCACTGACATTGATAAGAATGGAGGTCATTTCTTCAAACCTTATCTTATGAAGTCATGGTCACTTTATCACGAACTTCACAATATAATATAGCAGAAAGAAATTGATGGCAAGAAATCCGAAATACCATACTGGTGatgatattaacatttaatttgacTTTGCGTCTACATTATACTTCCAAAGTAATACAAGAACCAGTTTTGGACCGTACAATGTCCTGTTGGTCAGGAGCAATTCTATGAAAAGGTACAATTTCTCAGTATCTATAGAGAGTTCCAGTCACAACCCACTGTCTACAGCGCGATTTTTGTTTGTGTATGTAAGTAGTTTTTAATccacaaaacttttttttctaaaatgacCATCGATGAtactagaaaataaaatatatcccTCGTTGTCTATGCTAGCGATTCATCTTTCACATTTACGCCAAACCCAAACCTAgcatattgtaatgatatttcTATGCAAATGCTCGCTTGCTTAGGTTCTCTTGTAAATCATCATGATACCGGAAAAATTCTAGAAAACAACGGGACGTAAATTGATCCTATGTGAGTTAGAGCTCGAGTGCTGATATTGATAGATATACGTGAAACTTTTCCCTTTGTACGTTAACACCT
The DNA window shown above is from Argopecten irradians isolate NY chromosome 8, Ai_NY, whole genome shotgun sequence and carries:
- the LOC138329079 gene encoding uncharacterized protein, whose protein sequence is MTSILINVSANLHFNMAVCFLSLHIIVLLLSFVHLGTAVAPQKQLDPISQIADLKKEFQTKIDYLFKVIQEKDDVHITEMTKLRRQMDILQRECDLHDPGLSMSAKKENDTEIITNTDAKLRPDVMDRRHKRLPRSTISRHTVRERPERQPSVTLSRDRRPSLSARVDHISRTFVAFYSILSPSLSNLGVNQAMIFNHVVTNLGNSFDGITGRFQCKMAGAYVFNVHLLVTPGKYFNALLVKNGSTVGYVYAGGQSGTYDHGGNTIILELNEGDAVWVQNSQDVQQGATLDSGYTSFSGFLLYPY